Part of the Capsicum annuum cultivar UCD-10X-F1 chromosome 12, UCD10Xv1.1, whole genome shotgun sequence genome is shown below.
ATGTCTTGACCTCCATAAATTTGGAAAGAGATTGGATCGGATATAATATAATCCATCATGTGAAGAAGGAAGACACTGATAAGAAGCAAGATGATACTGAAGACGTTCAGACTAGATGCGTGGTAGctgctatcgaggaattcaaagaAGTAGATCTTGAAATTGACAATAAAAGTCTGAACGtgaaaaatattgcaatagaACCTGAGCAGGCAGTGTCTGAAACTATACATATTAGTGGTGACCTTTTCAAAGAAAACATTGAGGGAGATATATTGGAAGTTGAAGTCTCTGATCAATCATCTACGATATCAAGGTTAATCACTAGCGCGGAAAAAATACCAGAAGTAGATAAAAAAGCAAAAGATCAAATAAATGAAGAAGCTGACCCTGAAATTTCAATCTCAAATAGAGAGATAGACCCCATGATTTTCGAAATGTCCGAAGATGCTAGGCAGTTTATTGAGGAGTTGGAAAATGAAGTTGGTGGTAAACCCTCTGATAGTTATGAGGTTTCAAAGGAAATTAATGGTCAGATCATCACCAGCTTGAATGAAGTAGCTGATACTGTTGAAATTTCCTTATATCATGGAGTTGTGTTGGAAGTAGAGGTAACACAAAAATGAAATCTTGGAGTTCCTTACTTTCCTATCATAGGTGTTTCTCCGAATAATATAGTTGTCGAAGAGATAAGAGAAAGAGGAATCTGAGAAACCCAACAACATGAAACTTGGCAAAGAGGTGATTCATATGATTTGCAAAGGCCAACGAGGACTATTATCAAGCTAGTCCGCtacaaagatgaaaattttgcCAATACATATTCTAGTATCTCCGCAGGGTCAGTcattaacaaaagaaaaatctttatcATTTAAAGAAGCAAAAGAGGAGTTATGCAAAAACTGCTAAGATTTTCACCAAGGCTCGGTTCAAAGCTTCGTTTGAGTTCTTCCGTGACAAGTTTAGGGTAGCTTTcaaaaaatcactttaagggGGAGTGTGAAAATATTAATGTAGATTTTTTGGAATCATAGATTTCTAGTAAAGtttctagaatagtctagtaGATAGGATAATCTTGAAGAAATATCTATGTATTCTAGGTAGAAGAATCTAGAAAAGGATAGTGTAgttatttgatatttgtatttagGAAAGATCTAGATATTAGAGAGTGCTAGATATTTAAGAAAGATATTTGTGGAAGAGCATAGAATACTCTAGATTTGTAGTATCTGTTAGGGTGAAAACACGATAAACTCCATTGATAAACATTGAAGAAACACTGAAGAACCCTAGAAGGTTCGAGAATAGTAAGATAAAGGAGAGagaattttttctttattgaataGAAGATAAAAAATATCTCGGTCTCAACTACCTCCACTCACTTatctatatatacacatttgtACTGGGCCAGGTTAAGTGTTGTGACATTGGGCTAGACAAAAATACAGTAGACTAAACCATTACAGCTGGAAGTCCAAatgaatttgtatatatatgtagaCAACTAATTGTATATGAaagatatacaatatatatattatgtaatagCTCCAACAGTATCTAGATCATCCCTTCACAAGTATAAATAAGGGATGACATTAGGCATTTGTAACCAACTCAAAAAAGCAATCCAATTCAAGAAGTCTTCTTCCATAACAAATCTTTTTTTTCATAGCTTCCTCTTTTTAATTGAATCTTCCGATCTCAGTTAACGATCGTGGGCTAGCAGAAGGTCTCCCAGTTACACTTTTTTCTGCTGTTCTCTACACTGTGTTGCTTCTACTTTTCAAAAACGTTATTGATTTATGTCAATTGGATCTTCTAAAACTAGTGCATGTTTAAAGGATCGATCTGACACGCGAATGCGGTATCATTTTAGAtaatccgagcaacataggtctCTCATTCAGGTGTGAGCCCTTATTAATCTGGCCCAAAGAGGATACTAGATACTGGGTGGGAAACATAAACATAGTGTCCTTTTAACTTTTAGAAAGGTTAAACTATTAGCTAATAGCAATTACAGGATTAAAGCTGCAAACTTATCTTGAGCAATTCTAATGCCTTTGCTGTTTTGATACTAGGTCCTATTTGTTCACAAATATAGTGGTTCAATGGATATTGAAGCTACAATTGTAATATCATCTAGCTATTTTCTCTCCACAGTTACCATGATTTATTGTCAACACCTTACTCAAGGTTTGCCAGAGCCATCTATTGATCTCAGATATGGTGGATTCATAATATTCTTGGTTGGTATTATTGGCAACTTTTATCATCATATTTTGCTCTCCAATTTGAGGACAAAGGGTGAAAAAGAGTACAAAATTCCTCAAGGTGGCCTATTTGATTTTGCAATATGCCCACATTATCTCTTTGAGATTCTTATATTTGTAGGAATTTCTTGCACTTCTCAAACATTATATGCAATTTCATTCACTTTGGGCACTGCTCTTTACTTGATGGGCAGGAGCATTGCTACAAGAAGATGGTACAAGTCAAAGTTCGATGATTTTCCAAAGGCTATTAAGGCACTCATTCCTTACATATTTTAGGCTACTTGCAAGGACTTTCACTTTTTGTTTATGTGCCTAAAATTTTTATGTAGATCCTTTAAAATATGGTGAATCTAATAAATGGTGAATCATTTTGTAAGCGGTACATATTTATACTCTgaataaattttatgtatttttaaatgtGAATAGAAATACTTGTAAGCTGAGTCAATGGCTAAATCAAACAAGACAGTGAAAATTTGCAAAACGAAGGTAAAAATCTTTTGACATAAGTATCTTT
Proteins encoded:
- the LOC107851604 gene encoding very-long-chain enoyl-CoA reductase isoform X1: MVLSTLFKFLYPPPPSLFITTMSFISFASLANAGFSEIKGKNMQYSKFSGTTKIENDEKKARIDSKKGMLLLYSPAFLAVISSFAIFPYDDLRFALVCSALTIHFFKRVLEVLFVHKYSGSMDIEATIVISSSYFLSTVTMIYCQHLTQGLPEPSIDLRYGGFIIFLVGIIGNFYHHILLSNLRTKGEKEYKIPQGGLFDFAICPHYLFEILIFVGISCTSQTLYAISFTLGTALYLMGRSIATRRWYKSKFDDFPKAIKALIPYIF
- the LOC107851604 gene encoding very-long-chain enoyl-CoA reductase isoform X2, translating into MVLSTLFKFLYPPPPSLFITTMSFISFASLANAGFSEIKGKNMQYSKFSGTTKIENDEKKARIDSKKGMLLLYSPAFLAVISSFAIFPYDDLRFALVCSALTIHFFKRVLEVLFVHKYSGSMDIEATIVISSSYFLSTVTMIYCQHLTQGLPEPSIDLRYGGFIIFLVGIIGNFYHHILLSNLRTKGEKEYKIPQGALLQEDGTSQSSMIFQRLLRHSFLTYFRLLARTFTFCLCA